In Blautia sp. SC05B48, a single genomic region encodes these proteins:
- a CDS encoding SrtB-anchored collagen-binding adhesin yields MKKMLKRLCTGFLALATVVTTLPTTPVHAESKQYWTESKERVGIVEKVMNDGSIGSTFNEGHLTVEGEDAYCIDINTDFRNGYKTRIDASTRMSADQISDVALSIEYVKQYTDSHSGISNNHAYLLRQLVVWQRLSVHLGWQCDNVRASYDEIPKATQDEVFSGARAFVKENKGRYECGGYIYSGEGQELGQFWAKLNIGNAKLKKATSNTSITDGNGNYSIAGATYGVFSDKNCTKQLATLTTDENGNTDVVEVKAGTVYIKELSAPAGYKVDKTIYSLKVEAGKTATLKVSDTPKVTDTLIELFKIDMETQKDNPQGNASLAGAEFTWKYYAGFYNKDNLPAEATRTWVTKTIAETDSDGSTHYITKFADAYKVSGDSFYMQDGKAVLPLGTLTVEETKAPNGYLLDGAYMQAGDKSEQIKDLYLTQITEDGDLAVLSGSNQFSVSDKVIRGGVKIQKRDLETGDTKPQGSATLKDTAFDIISLNDNAVLVEGKLYKKNEVVKTIRTDIEGIASTSADLLPYGNFRIVESEAPDGYLTDGAKPIDFTITENGKIVDLTDEAHSIYNQIKRGDIEGVKIGAGTHKRLADVPFRITSKTTGENHIVVTDDNGQFSTSSEWASHKHNTNAGKTSEDGVWFGTSEPDDSKGALPYDTYIIEEMRCDSNKGFELIPPFEIVVSRNNLVIDLGTLTDEYEKEISIHTTATSKDGEKTILAGKEVTIVDTVKLNGLTKGTKYQLKGWQMLKEENAELIIDGKRVENDYTFVADDEEMKVEISYIFNASALGGKNLVTFEELYDFSNPDEPVKVAEHKDIEDDGQTVLITERIIKIHTTATDKDGNKELEAGKEVTIIDTVTLEGLEVGTQYKLVGWQMLKKENAELLINGKRVESDYTFTADSETMKVEVAFTLDATSLDGKQLVTFEELYDLSNPDDPKKVTEHKDIEDKGQTITFKEKPKEPEKPETPPTPEKPNRPSDSPKTGDNTNLYGLLALLLTSGAGLAGIFFYKRRKMKKS; encoded by the coding sequence ATGAAAAAGATGTTAAAACGATTGTGTACTGGCTTCTTAGCTCTTGCAACTGTCGTTACTACTTTACCGACGACACCCGTTCATGCAGAAAGCAAGCAATACTGGACGGAGTCAAAAGAGCGTGTCGGTATCGTTGAAAAAGTAATGAATGACGGTTCGATTGGTTCTACTTTTAACGAGGGACATTTGACCGTCGAGGGCGAGGACGCTTACTGTATCGACATTAACACAGATTTTAGGAATGGCTACAAGACCAGAATTGACGCAAGCACCCGTATGAGTGCCGACCAGATAAGCGACGTTGCCTTATCTATCGAATATGTGAAACAGTACACAGACAGCCACAGCGGAATAAGCAACAATCACGCCTACCTTTTAAGACAGCTTGTTGTCTGGCAGAGATTGAGCGTACATCTTGGCTGGCAATGCGACAACGTGAGAGCTTCTTATGATGAAATTCCAAAGGCAACGCAGGACGAAGTTTTCTCTGGTGCAAGAGCCTTTGTCAAAGAAAATAAAGGACGTTATGAATGTGGCGGTTATATCTACTCTGGCGAGGGGCAGGAATTGGGGCAATTCTGGGCGAAGTTAAATATCGGAAATGCGAAACTTAAAAAGGCTACCAGTAATACCAGCATTACAGACGGTAACGGGAATTACTCTATCGCTGGTGCAACATACGGTGTCTTTTCTGATAAGAACTGCACGAAACAGCTTGCCACTCTTACGACTGATGAAAACGGAAATACAGATGTTGTAGAGGTAAAAGCAGGCACAGTCTATATCAAGGAATTATCCGCACCAGCAGGATATAAAGTAGATAAAACTATATATTCCTTAAAGGTTGAAGCTGGAAAAACAGCGACTTTGAAAGTATCTGATACACCAAAAGTAACGGACACGTTGATTGAGCTTTTCAAGATTGATATGGAAACACAGAAAGACAATCCGCAGGGGAACGCTTCTCTAGCAGGTGCGGAATTTACATGGAAGTATTATGCAGGCTTCTATAATAAAGACAATCTCCCTGCCGAAGCTACTCGTACATGGGTTACAAAGACAATCGCTGAAACAGACAGCGACGGGTCAACCCACTACATCACAAAATTTGCGGACGCATACAAAGTATCTGGCGATAGCTTCTATATGCAGGACGGTAAAGCGGTTCTTCCACTTGGAACGCTAACCGTTGAAGAAACAAAAGCTCCAAACGGATACTTGTTAGACGGTGCATATATGCAGGCTGGCGATAAGTCCGAACAGATAAAAGACTTATACCTTACACAGATTACCGAGGACGGCGACCTTGCCGTATTATCTGGAAGTAACCAGTTTTCCGTATCAGATAAGGTTATCCGTGGCGGTGTGAAAATTCAGAAACGAGATTTAGAAACGGGCGATACCAAACCACAAGGAAGTGCAACTTTAAAAGATACTGCCTTTGACATCATTTCCTTAAATGATAATGCAGTATTGGTTGAGGGCAAGCTCTATAAGAAAAATGAAGTGGTAAAGACAATTCGTACCGATATTGAGGGTATCGCTTCTACTTCTGCTGACCTTTTACCTTATGGAAACTTCCGTATCGTTGAGAGCGAAGCACCAGACGGATATTTGACAGACGGTGCAAAACCGATTGATTTTACAATCACAGAAAATGGAAAAATCGTGGACTTAACCGACGAAGCCCATTCTATCTATAATCAGATTAAGCGTGGAGATATTGAGGGTGTAAAAATCGGTGCAGGCACACACAAGCGTCTTGCTGATGTTCCTTTTAGGATCACAAGCAAGACAACGGGCGAAAATCATATAGTTGTAACTGATGATAACGGGCAGTTTTCCACTTCTTCTGAATGGGCTTCGCATAAGCACAATACCAACGCAGGCAAGACCAGCGAGGACGGTGTGTGGTTTGGAACTTCTGAACCAGACGACAGCAAGGGTGCATTACCTTATGATACCTACATCATTGAAGAAATGCGTTGCGACAGTAACAAAGGCTTTGAACTTATCCCACCTTTTGAAATCGTGGTATCAAGAAATAACCTTGTGATTGATTTAGGAACGTTGACTGATGAATACGAAAAAGAAATCTCTATCCATACCACAGCGACCAGCAAGGACGGCGAAAAAACTATCCTTGCAGGAAAAGAGGTAACAATCGTTGATACTGTCAAATTAAACGGGCTTACAAAAGGCACAAAGTATCAGTTGAAAGGTTGGCAGATGTTAAAGGAAGAAAACGCCGAGCTTATCATTGACGGGAAACGTGTAGAAAACGATTATACCTTTGTCGCTGATGATGAAGAAATGAAAGTGGAAATTTCCTATATATTCAATGCGTCTGCTTTAGGTGGCAAGAACCTTGTTACCTTTGAAGAATTGTATGATTTCAGCAATCCAGACGAACCCGTGAAAGTTGCGGAGCATAAAGACATTGAGGACGACGGGCAGACCGTACTTATCACAGAGCGTATCATCAAAATTCATACGACTGCTACCGATAAGGACGGCAACAAAGAGCTTGAAGCTGGAAAAGAGGTAACAATCATTGATACCGTAACCTTAGAGGGCTTAGAAGTCGGTACACAGTACAAACTGGTGGGCTGGCAGATGTTGAAAAAAGAAAATGCCGAGCTTCTTATCAATGGGAAACGTGTGGAAAGTGATTACACTTTTACTGCTGACAGCGAAACTATGAAAGTGGAAGTTGCCTTTACCCTTGACGCTACTTCCCTTGACGGCAAACAGCTTGTAACTTTTGAAGAATTGTACGATTTAAGCAATCCAGACGATCCGAAGAAAGTTACCGAGCATAAGGATATTGAGGATAAGGGACAGACGATTACCTTTAAGGAAAAGCCAAAAGAACCAGAGAAACCCGAAACACCACCGACACCAGAAAAGCCAAACAGACCGAGCGACAGTCCCAAAACGGGCGATAACACAAACCTTTACGGACTGCTTGCACTTCTTTTGACCTCTGGTGCTGGACTGGCAGGTATCTTCTTCTACAAACGCCGTAAAATGAAAAAATCATAA
- a CDS encoding carbohydrate ABC transporter permease, whose amino-acid sequence MKEKPYVKVAMYALNIIFAIIIIVPVIYCFNVSMMDLKEIYGGRFWPSHLTIENYTRAFQLAPFFTFIKNSLIVSGVITAAQVITGALAAYAFAMMEFKGKKVLFYIMLATMMIPSQAIIIANYLTIADWGIRNTYAALILPNAAAAFAVFNMRQAFLTLPKEIHEAAEIDGCTNFKFLYTIGVPLIKPSLGALIIYVFLQSWNYYLWPLLVTDSVNMRTVQIGLGMLQGAEATDFRPVMAGAMVILIPSILVFIIGQKQMISGLTAGAVKG is encoded by the coding sequence ATGAAAGAAAAACCATATGTAAAAGTGGCGATGTATGCGCTGAATATTATTTTTGCAATTATTATCATTGTTCCTGTTATCTACTGTTTCAATGTTAGTATGATGGATCTGAAGGAGATCTACGGTGGAAGGTTCTGGCCGTCCCATCTGACTATCGAGAACTATACGAGAGCATTTCAGCTTGCACCGTTCTTTACTTTCATTAAGAACTCACTGATCGTATCCGGTGTCATCACGGCAGCACAGGTTATCACAGGTGCTCTTGCTGCTTATGCTTTTGCAATGATGGAGTTTAAAGGCAAAAAAGTCCTGTTCTATATTATGCTGGCAACCATGATGATCCCGAGCCAGGCGATCATCATCGCAAACTACCTGACAATCGCTGACTGGGGTATCCGCAATACATATGCAGCTCTGATCCTTCCGAATGCGGCAGCAGCCTTTGCAGTATTTAACATGCGTCAGGCATTCCTGACACTGCCGAAAGAGATTCATGAGGCAGCCGAAATTGATGGATGTACAAACTTCAAGTTCTTATATACAATCGGTGTTCCGCTTATTAAACCATCACTTGGTGCTCTGATCATCTATGTATTCCTTCAGAGCTGGAACTACTATCTGTGGCCGCTGCTGGTAACAGACAGTGTAAATATGAGAACTGTTCAGATTGGTCTTGGTATGCTTCAGGGTGCTGAGGCAACGGACTTCCGACCTGTTATGGCAGGTGCAATGGTAATCCTGATCCCGTCAATCCTTGTATTCATCATTGGTCAGAAACAGATGATCAGTGGTCTGACAGCAGGTGCTGTTAAAGGTTGA
- a CDS encoding carbohydrate ABC transporter permease, protein MKSKKSFFRTVEPYLYLVPVMILFILFVFWPFVKTIQLSFARTTPLGQVAQYVGLDNYTNIFTDGTFLNSLVATLKFSVMRVILSIVLGFILAIISTEKIRAKGFFRTVYALPMAISAAAASVVFMFIFHSSLGILNKALGTHIGWLTDKKYALIAVTIVSVWMAIGMNFIYLTAAIQSVPAELYESVALDGANFFQKHRHVTIPSISPTLFFLLIINVINSVQAYAEFKMMTQGGPAESTNVIVYEIYQEAFINSRFGVACSESVILFVILIILTALQFRLEKKVTY, encoded by the coding sequence ATGAAAAGTAAAAAATCTTTTTTCAGGACAGTGGAGCCTTATCTCTATCTGGTTCCTGTAATGATCCTTTTTATACTGTTTGTATTCTGGCCGTTCGTTAAGACGATCCAGCTGAGCTTTGCCAGAACCACACCTCTTGGTCAGGTGGCACAGTACGTAGGACTTGACAACTATACGAATATTTTTACAGACGGAACGTTCCTTAACAGTTTGGTGGCAACACTGAAATTCTCTGTTATGCGAGTTATCCTTTCTATTGTGCTCGGTTTTATACTGGCAATCATCAGTACAGAGAAGATCAGGGCGAAAGGATTTTTCCGTACTGTATATGCACTTCCGATGGCTATTTCCGCAGCAGCGGCATCTGTAGTGTTCATGTTTATTTTCCACAGCTCTCTGGGTATCCTGAACAAGGCTCTCGGAACTCATATCGGATGGCTGACAGATAAGAAATATGCACTGATCGCAGTTACGATCGTCAGTGTATGGATGGCTATCGGTATGAACTTCATTTACCTTACTGCAGCGATCCAGAGTGTACCGGCTGAGCTTTATGAGAGCGTTGCCCTGGATGGAGCGAATTTCTTCCAGAAGCACCGCCATGTAACGATTCCGTCAATCTCTCCGACACTGTTCTTCCTTCTCATCATTAATGTCATCAACTCCGTACAGGCATACGCAGAGTTCAAGATGATGACCCAGGGCGGACCGGCAGAGAGTACCAACGTTATTGTGTATGAGATTTACCAGGAGGCATTTATCAACAGCCGTTTCGGTGTGGCCTGTTCAGAATCCGTAATTCTGTTTGTTATTTTGATCATCCTGACTGCACTGCAGTTTAGACTGGAAAAGAAGGTGACCTACTGA
- a CDS encoding DUF1700 domain-containing protein, whose protein sequence is MSRREFLEVLRGQLSGQMTQGRAAAHVRYYEDYIQSQVRNGRSESDVLAELGDPRLIAKTLIDTDDSAAVYDESGYSEESYGADDYADNGTESSAGKARSFKLDLSTWYGKAIVIAVAVLIVILLTTVLVAVAPFFIIFGIVLYLISWYRKKKV, encoded by the coding sequence ATGAGCAGAAGAGAGTTTCTTGAGGTTTTACGGGGGCAGCTGTCCGGACAGATGACCCAGGGGAGAGCTGCGGCTCATGTGCGGTATTATGAGGATTACATTCAGTCTCAGGTCCGGAACGGCCGAAGTGAATCAGATGTCCTGGCAGAACTGGGAGATCCCAGGCTGATCGCCAAGACTTTGATCGATACAGATGACAGTGCAGCTGTTTATGATGAGTCAGGTTATTCTGAAGAGAGCTACGGCGCAGATGATTATGCGGATAATGGGACGGAGAGCAGTGCCGGAAAGGCAAGAAGCTTTAAACTGGATCTGAGCACATGGTATGGAAAGGCGATCGTGATCGCTGTTGCAGTGTTAATTGTGATACTTTTAACAACTGTTTTGGTGGCAGTTGCTCCGTTTTTTATAATTTTTGGTATAGTTTTGTATTTAATATCCTGGTACAGGAAGAAAAAAGTATAA
- a CDS encoding galactokinase, which translates to MGTIKIPAADVLKKIYGETEESSARYTNLAVNFEKKYHHDKAEFFTAPGRTEIIGNHVDHNGGQIIAASIDLDTIGVAYPNGTNVIHMISEGYKQEVVVDLDKLSAETYTKGTDALVAGIMEYMQKKGYATGGFDAYVSTKVIAATGVSSSASFEMLVCAITNYFFNEGKLEYGEYARAGQYAENVYWKKASGLMDQMACAAGGPILLDFSDKENISCEKIAFSFEDMGCRLVIVNTGKGHADLSEEYSSIPMEMREAAKAMGVELLCESSMENLLAHVKDIPNDRAVLRAMHFYEENRRVADAVKAVENKDGEGFLRLLEESGNSSWEWLQNCYSLQNCKEQKITLSLALTKLFLNKIGAGICRVHGGGFAGVIMCVLPIENADAYVDYMAQYVGRENVYPMNIRSTGAVHVE; encoded by the coding sequence ATGGGAACAATTAAAATTCCGGCAGCAGACGTGCTGAAAAAAATCTATGGTGAGACAGAGGAGAGCAGCGCCCGTTATACCAATCTTGCTGTGAATTTCGAGAAGAAATATCATCATGACAAGGCAGAGTTTTTTACTGCTCCGGGCCGTACGGAGATCATTGGCAACCATGTTGATCATAACGGCGGTCAGATCATTGCTGCAAGTATCGATCTGGATACCATCGGTGTTGCTTATCCAAACGGAACCAATGTGATCCATATGATCAGTGAGGGTTACAAACAGGAAGTAGTTGTTGATCTTGACAAACTCAGCGCAGAAACCTATACAAAAGGTACAGATGCTCTTGTTGCAGGTATTATGGAGTATATGCAGAAAAAAGGCTATGCTACCGGTGGATTTGACGCTTATGTTTCCACCAAGGTTATTGCCGCTACAGGTGTAAGCTCCTCTGCTTCCTTTGAGATGCTTGTATGTGCGATCACCAATTATTTCTTTAATGAAGGTAAGCTGGAGTACGGCGAGTATGCGAGAGCAGGTCAGTATGCTGAGAATGTTTACTGGAAAAAGGCTTCCGGTCTGATGGACCAGATGGCTTGTGCTGCCGGCGGTCCGATCCTTCTGGATTTCTCTGATAAAGAGAATATCAGCTGTGAGAAGATCGCATTTTCCTTTGAGGATATGGGCTGCAGACTTGTGATCGTAAATACCGGCAAGGGCCATGCAGATCTCAGTGAGGAATATTCTTCTATTCCTATGGAGATGCGAGAGGCTGCGAAGGCTATGGGCGTAGAGCTTCTCTGTGAGTCCAGTATGGAGAATCTTCTGGCACATGTGAAGGATATTCCGAATGACCGTGCTGTTCTTCGTGCGATGCATTTTTATGAAGAGAACAGACGTGTTGCAGATGCAGTGAAGGCTGTTGAGAATAAAGACGGTGAGGGATTCCTGCGTCTTCTTGAGGAGTCCGGTAATTCTTCCTGGGAGTGGCTGCAGAATTGTTATTCTCTGCAGAATTGCAAGGAGCAGAAGATCACGTTGAGTCTGGCGCTTACCAAGCTGTTTCTGAATAAGATCGGTGCTGGTATCTGCAGAGTTCATGGTGGTGGTTTTGCAGGAGTTATCATGTGCGTGCTTCCGATCGAGAATGCAGATGCGTATGTGGACTATATGGCTCAGTATGTCGGAAGGGAAAATGTCTATCCGATGAATATCAGGAGTACAGGGGCTGTTCATGTTGAGTAA
- a CDS encoding AraC family transcriptional regulator, with the protein MQIITDPAGKELKKHGDSSFPFLVSYERLSGYETGSFLWHWHPEIELTYIEKGKMLYKINQNTFHLKEGQAIFGNANALHAGYMYQDQDCQYIPITFDPKLIYGFSGSLLFQKYTEPILRSFSLSAVPLDLSCKWHSEAIKDIRDIIELDCSREPMYEFEIIARLQHFWKILYENTISRAILPSGQDEENYRRIRQIMSYIAEHYSEKILLNDVADLIHLSPSECSRLFKKCMNITLFGYIQEYRIERSLEYLENPSCSITESGLLSGFSDSNYYTKIFTKIKGCTPRQYRKNQEL; encoded by the coding sequence ATGCAGATCATCACAGATCCCGCCGGAAAAGAACTGAAAAAACACGGAGACAGCTCCTTCCCATTCCTGGTAAGCTACGAGCGGCTTTCCGGCTATGAGACCGGTTCCTTTCTGTGGCACTGGCATCCGGAGATCGAGCTTACCTATATCGAAAAGGGCAAAATGCTCTACAAGATCAATCAGAATACTTTTCACCTGAAAGAGGGACAGGCAATCTTTGGCAATGCCAATGCCCTTCATGCCGGATATATGTATCAAGATCAGGACTGTCAGTATATCCCCATAACCTTTGACCCCAAACTGATCTACGGATTTTCGGGAAGCCTTCTTTTCCAGAAATATACAGAACCGATCCTCCGAAGCTTTTCCCTGTCTGCCGTACCGCTTGATCTATCCTGCAAATGGCATTCCGAGGCCATAAAAGATATCCGTGACATCATCGAGCTGGACTGCAGCCGGGAACCCATGTATGAATTTGAGATCATCGCCAGACTGCAGCACTTCTGGAAGATCTTGTATGAAAATACGATCTCCCGGGCAATTCTTCCATCCGGCCAGGATGAAGAAAACTACCGCCGCATCCGTCAGATCATGTCCTATATCGCAGAACACTACTCTGAAAAGATCCTCCTGAATGATGTTGCAGACCTGATCCACCTAAGTCCCAGCGAATGCAGCCGGCTTTTCAAAAAATGTATGAATATCACTCTCTTCGGATACATCCAGGAATACCGCATTGAACGCAGCCTGGAATATCTGGAAAATCCCTCTTGTTCTATTACGGAATCAGGACTGCTGTCCGGTTTTTCGGACTCTAATTATTACACAAAGATCTTTACGAAAATCAAGGGCTGTACACCAAGACAGTACAGAAAAAATCAGGAGCTGTGA
- the xylB gene encoding xylulokinase, giving the protein MYYIGVDLGTSAVKLLLMEGSGKICNIVSKEYPLFFPHPGWSEQNPEDWFTQSMEGIKELTEGIDRKEVAGIGFGGQMHGLVTLDKDDNVIRPAILWNDGRTGEETEYLNSVIGKDKLSQYTANIAFAGFTAPKILWMQKHEPENFKKVVKIMLPKDYLAYRLSGSFCTDVSDASGMLLLDVKNRCWSKEMLEICHITEAQLPQLYESWQVVGNLKAEVAKELGFSEDVKVVAGAGDNAAAAVGTGTVGDGQCNISLGTSGTIFISSKDFGVDENNALHSFDHADGSYHLMGCMLSAASCNKWWSEEILKTKDFVAEQAPIRKLGENQVFFLPYLMGERSPHNNPDARGVFFGMSMDTTRADMTQAVLEGVAFGLRDSLEVARSLGIHIERTKICGGGAKSPLWKKIIANVMNLKVDVPENEEGPSMGGAMLAAVGCGEYPDVETICNKLVRVVDTVEPEPELVAKYEEKYRKFRKLYPAMKELFR; this is encoded by the coding sequence ATGTATTATATTGGCGTTGATCTTGGAACTTCAGCTGTAAAGCTTCTTCTTATGGAAGGATCCGGAAAGATCTGCAACATTGTATCAAAAGAATATCCGCTGTTTTTCCCGCATCCGGGCTGGTCTGAGCAGAATCCGGAGGACTGGTTTACTCAGAGCATGGAAGGAATCAAAGAGCTTACAGAAGGAATTGACCGCAAAGAAGTAGCAGGAATCGGTTTTGGCGGCCAGATGCACGGCCTTGTAACTCTGGATAAAGATGACAATGTGATTCGTCCGGCGATTCTCTGGAATGACGGCCGTACAGGTGAGGAAACAGAATACCTGAATTCAGTCATCGGAAAAGATAAACTCTCTCAGTACACAGCAAACATTGCATTTGCAGGTTTCACTGCGCCGAAGATCCTCTGGATGCAGAAGCATGAACCTGAGAATTTTAAAAAGGTTGTAAAGATCATGCTTCCGAAGGATTATCTTGCCTATCGTTTAAGCGGATCCTTCTGCACAGATGTTTCCGATGCTTCAGGTATGCTTCTTCTGGATGTGAAGAACCGCTGCTGGTCAAAGGAAATGCTTGAGATCTGCCATATCACAGAGGCACAGCTTCCGCAGCTGTACGAGAGCTGGCAGGTAGTCGGAAACCTGAAAGCGGAAGTTGCAAAAGAACTTGGCTTCTCAGAAGATGTGAAGGTTGTAGCAGGTGCAGGCGACAATGCTGCAGCAGCTGTCGGAACAGGAACTGTTGGCGATGGCCAGTGCAACATTTCCCTTGGAACATCCGGTACGATCTTTATTTCCAGCAAAGATTTCGGAGTGGATGAAAACAATGCACTGCATTCCTTTGACCATGCAGATGGAAGCTATCATCTGATGGGATGCATGTTAAGCGCTGCTTCCTGCAACAAATGGTGGTCAGAGGAGATTCTTAAGACAAAGGATTTCGTGGCAGAGCAGGCACCGATCCGGAAGCTTGGTGAGAATCAGGTATTCTTTCTTCCATATCTGATGGGAGAGAGATCTCCGCATAACAACCCGGATGCAAGAGGCGTATTTTTCGGAATGTCCATGGATACCACAAGAGCAGATATGACACAGGCTGTTTTGGAAGGCGTTGCTTTCGGACTTCGAGATTCCCTTGAGGTTGCAAGAAGTCTCGGAATCCATATTGAGCGCACCAAGATCTGCGGCGGCGGAGCCAAGAGCCCTCTCTGGAAAAAGATCATTGCAAATGTGATGAACCTGAAGGTGGATGTGCCGGAGAATGAGGAAGGCCCGTCCATGGGCGGTGCAATGCTGGCAGCAGTAGGCTGCGGTGAATACCCAGACGTGGAAACAATCTGTAATAAGCTGGTCAGGGTAGTAGATACGGTAGAACCGGAACCGGAGCTGGTTGCAAAATATGAAGAAAAATACCGGAAATTCCGCAAACTGTATCCGGCAATGAAAGAGTTGTTCAGATAA
- a CDS encoding L-fucose/L-arabinose isomerase family protein, with protein sequence MNNMPEVKIGIVAVSRDCFPESLSVNRRKALVEAYTKKYDAKDIYECPVCIVESEIHMVQALEDIKKAGCNALCVYLGNFGPEISETLLAKHFEGPKMFIAAAEETQDNLCQGRGDAYCGMLNASYNLQLRNVKAYIPEYPVGDAEDCADMIHEFLPIARAIEGLSNLKIISFGPRPTNFLACNAPIKQLYNLGVEIEENSELDLFEAFNNHAGDERIPAIVKEMEEELGAGNKKPEILSKLAQYELTLKDWVRDHKGYRKYVTLTGKCWPAFQTQFGFVPCYVNSRLTAQGIPVSCEVDIYGTLSEFIGQVVSDDIVTLLDINNSVPKDMYKESIEGKFNYTLQDTFMGFHCGNTASSKLSFCEMKYQMIMARSLPIEVTNGTLEGDIKPGDITFYRLQSTADNKLRAYIAHGEVLPVATRSFGAIGVFAIPEMGRFYRHVLIEGGFPHHGAVAFGHHGKALFEVFKYIGVPVEEIGYNQPAGVRYPTENPWR encoded by the coding sequence ATGAACAACATGCCAGAAGTTAAGATCGGAATCGTTGCAGTCAGCAGAGATTGTTTTCCAGAGAGTCTTTCCGTAAACAGGAGAAAAGCTCTTGTAGAAGCTTACACAAAGAAATACGATGCAAAGGATATCTACGAATGTCCGGTCTGTATCGTAGAGAGTGAGATCCATATGGTCCAGGCTCTGGAGGATATCAAAAAAGCAGGCTGTAACGCACTCTGTGTATATCTTGGAAACTTCGGACCGGAGATTTCTGAGACACTTCTTGCAAAACATTTCGAGGGACCGAAGATGTTCATCGCAGCAGCAGAGGAAACACAGGATAATCTTTGCCAGGGACGTGGAGATGCTTACTGCGGTATGCTGAACGCAAGCTACAATCTGCAGCTTCGCAACGTAAAAGCTTATATTCCAGAGTATCCGGTAGGTGACGCAGAGGACTGTGCAGATATGATCCATGAGTTCCTTCCGATCGCAAGAGCAATCGAAGGACTTAGCAACTTAAAGATCATCAGCTTCGGACCGCGTCCTACAAACTTCCTTGCATGCAATGCACCGATCAAACAGCTTTACAACCTTGGCGTAGAGATCGAGGAGAATTCTGAGCTGGATCTTTTCGAGGCATTTAACAATCATGCAGGTGATGAGAGAATCCCGGCAATCGTTAAAGAGATGGAAGAGGAGCTTGGCGCAGGAAACAAGAAGCCGGAGATCCTTTCGAAACTTGCACAGTATGAGCTGACTCTGAAGGACTGGGTGAGAGATCACAAGGGATATCGTAAATATGTAACACTGACAGGTAAATGCTGGCCGGCATTCCAGACACAGTTCGGATTCGTTCCGTGTTACGTAAACAGCCGCCTGACAGCACAGGGAATTCCGGTATCCTGTGAGGTTGATATCTACGGAACATTAAGTGAGTTCATCGGACAGGTTGTAAGTGATGATATCGTTACACTTCTTGACATCAACAACTCCGTACCGAAGGATATGTACAAAGAGTCCATCGAAGGTAAATTCAACTACACACTTCAGGATACATTTATGGGCTTCCACTGTGGAAACACAGCATCCAGCAAGCTGTCCTTCTGTGAGATGAAATACCAGATGATCATGGCAAGATCCCTTCCAATCGAGGTTACAAACGGAACTCTTGAGGGAGATATCAAACCTGGCGACATCACATTCTACCGTCTGCAGAGTACAGCGGACAACAAGCTTCGCGCATATATCGCACACGGCGAGGTTCTTCCGGTTGCAACACGTTCCTTCGGAGCTATCGGTGTATTCGCAATTCCGGAGATGGGACGTTTCTATCGTCATGTGCTGATCGAGGGAGGATTCCCGCATCACGGTGCTGTAGCATTCGGACATCACGGAAAAGCTCTCTTCGAGGTGTTCAAATATATCGGTGTACCGGTTGAAGAGATCGGTTACAATCAGCCGGCAGGCGTGAGATATCCGACAGAGAATCCTTGGAGATAA